In the genome of Nitrospira japonica, one region contains:
- a CDS encoding phosphocholine cytidylyltransferase family protein, protein MKAVILAAGVGKRLWSVTQHRPKCLIEIGGRSLLHRYLQSLGAVGVSRADIVVGYKQELIRSAVDADSCGIRVNFLVNEQFHRGSISSLWVARAVLDDDVIIMDADVLFHREILRRLVNSAYPNALLMDESVKQTGEECMVVIEGGRVIALTKRMPLHYDYAGEGVGFLKVRAADTPHIVASLKTYVDREAWQMEYEDALSEFFKDVKVGHEKIGGLPWTEIDFIEDVERAERDVLPKL, encoded by the coding sequence ATGAAAGCCGTCATTCTCGCCGCCGGCGTCGGTAAGCGGCTCTGGTCCGTGACCCAGCATCGTCCGAAGTGCCTGATTGAGATCGGCGGTCGGAGTCTGCTTCACCGGTATCTGCAATCACTGGGAGCGGTCGGCGTATCCCGAGCGGACATCGTCGTCGGATACAAACAGGAGCTGATCCGGTCGGCGGTGGATGCGGATTCGTGCGGGATACGGGTGAACTTTCTCGTCAATGAGCAATTCCATCGCGGCAGCATTTCTTCTCTCTGGGTGGCGCGGGCGGTCTTGGATGATGACGTCATCATCATGGACGCGGACGTGCTGTTTCATCGTGAGATTCTCAGAAGACTGGTGAATTCCGCGTATCCCAACGCGTTGCTGATGGATGAGTCTGTCAAGCAGACCGGCGAGGAATGCATGGTGGTGATCGAGGGGGGGCGCGTCATTGCCCTGACCAAGCGTATGCCGTTGCATTACGATTACGCGGGTGAAGGCGTCGGATTTCTCAAGGTCAGGGCGGCGGATACCCCCCATATCGTGGCATCCCTGAAAACGTACGTCGATCGGGAAGCCTGGCAGATGGAATATGAGGACGCGTTGTCGGAATTCTTCAAGGACGTCAAGGTCGGGCACGAAAAAATCGGAGGTTTGCCCTGGACCGAGATCGATTTCATCGAGGACGTGGAGAGGGCCGAGCGGGACGTGTTGCCGAAACTGTGA
- a CDS encoding CDP-alcohol phosphatidyltransferase family protein, producing MGESLLDQRADLQGLSTAILLPSVDLFGAPVRGAVGPLTPIVGISLFQRAVLTFQRAGIRQLIVVAGAEEEALKHALGKGPRVTIPVRWMPIREFPLDDPRTWEALAAEARGFCLVSGATGIFSRALVEQLRQDVQEGHAIVVAPGRPRPGTSQGDVGSTRRLVESGTGEAADLVVLPVNILNAAGSATRESGTIPVRRWIEQAAATGRLRVCSTGSNQAQWYRAVRNSRDVRAAENQLFASLKSDLEGFVDRYFNRILSRRFTRVFLSLGLSPNAVTMLATFVGLAAAAGFAMGTYAAGLTAAVLFQLAAVIDCSDGEIARLTFTESPFGAWLDIAMDNVVHMAIFGGIAWGSYTAGSGDPYAWVPLVLGAAAILGNALSFGLVGKAQKIKAANGWKTLAQAARSEFILQNLASRDFSVIVLLFALVGRLEWFLWLAAIGSLTFAAIMFWVVRFSSTGRG from the coding sequence ATGGGTGAAAGTCTGCTCGATCAACGGGCCGATCTGCAAGGACTCTCGACGGCCATCCTGCTGCCGTCCGTGGACCTATTCGGCGCGCCGGTCAGAGGAGCGGTCGGGCCCCTGACGCCGATTGTGGGCATCAGTTTGTTCCAGCGCGCAGTCTTGACCTTTCAGCGGGCGGGCATTCGACAATTGATTGTGGTGGCCGGGGCGGAGGAGGAAGCGCTCAAACACGCCCTCGGTAAAGGACCTCGCGTGACGATCCCGGTGCGGTGGATGCCGATTCGGGAATTTCCGCTGGACGATCCGCGAACCTGGGAGGCTTTGGCCGCAGAAGCTCGAGGATTCTGTCTGGTGTCCGGAGCCACGGGCATCTTTTCCCGCGCCTTGGTCGAGCAACTCAGACAGGACGTCCAGGAAGGACACGCAATTGTCGTCGCACCCGGACGGCCTCGACCTGGGACGAGTCAGGGCGATGTGGGATCGACGCGCCGCCTCGTCGAATCAGGGACGGGAGAGGCGGCGGATCTGGTGGTGCTGCCGGTCAATATCTTGAACGCTGCGGGATCAGCGACGCGCGAATCCGGCACCATTCCCGTCCGTCGGTGGATCGAGCAGGCGGCGGCGACCGGACGGTTGCGCGTGTGTTCGACCGGCTCAAACCAGGCTCAGTGGTATCGGGCGGTGCGAAACTCCCGTGACGTGCGTGCCGCGGAAAACCAGCTGTTTGCCTCGCTCAAGAGCGACCTTGAAGGTTTCGTCGACCGGTATTTCAATCGAATCCTGTCCCGAAGGTTCACGCGGGTCTTTCTCTCGCTCGGATTGTCCCCGAACGCCGTGACGATGCTGGCCACATTCGTGGGGCTGGCTGCGGCCGCGGGATTCGCGATGGGGACATATGCCGCCGGCCTTACGGCAGCCGTATTGTTCCAACTTGCGGCGGTCATCGATTGCAGCGACGGCGAGATTGCGCGGCTGACGTTCACCGAGTCCCCGTTCGGAGCCTGGCTCGATATTGCCATGGACAATGTCGTCCACATGGCCATCTTCGGAGGAATCGCCTGGGGAAGCTACACCGCCGGTTCGGGAGATCCGTACGCCTGGGTGCCGTTGGTATTGGGGGCGGCCGCAATTCTGGGGAATGCCCTGTCATTCGGCCTGGTGGGCAAGGCTCAGAAGATCAAAGCGGCGAACGGGTGGAAGACCCTTGCGCAGGCGGCACGCTCCGAATTCATTCTGCAGAATCTGGCGAGCCGGGACTTTTCGGTCATCGTCCTGTTGTTTGCGCTCGTCGGCAGACTGGAGTGGTTTCTGTGGCTCGCGGCGATCGGATCCTTGACGTTCGCGGCGATCATGTTCTGGGTGGTTCGTTTTTCCTCG